A window of the Brassica napus cultivar Da-Ae chromosome C5, Da-Ae, whole genome shotgun sequence genome harbors these coding sequences:
- the LOC125587795 gene encoding sister chromatid cohesion protein PDS5 homolog A-like: MGQSRISEDSAEKNNEDRMKIGQSCVEYENLESFLKLPLEDPCILAHKENESLRIVWRTLGLKIAATYFSSYVVNTCKVLWIVNAKVETFELGKTRVSNLRPRKSDIRTDRRYKRNPRTWADKKENEGSGLRGNELGQVRDQRDLYPDILKQQRLRDVEMQQQRSHETKSNRATNLDRERREHKTIVDERTRSGYPVRQGERICMSYRHTGLCVYETEGKEDFMETNLEKPEDSTKTAKKLLAESKTEKAQKGSTKITTKKRLDKSVHSDAKKRNSEGGSMDMQIAKSLKSKKKNSRTMKSSTKEFEQIIKSHQKRNQTAVEEVEFNKSEHGEELVSKRANIWWSLDKKFYDGIIKSYKRLNKMCQVSYSDGDSEELNFNNLKKERWKIISDEEVSKFSRIHGKFRDVVRSVHSDDEEHGKLERKRKDTLMLMGVMLCMLERRKTRMHGLTVLKLIRRILDDLLLMILKRKKMGGQSVGNTVRSLSICFSVAMGIHADELSKEFFAGSKWLVLRYDVLNLEIIKTAIGFAKQEDLSVSLILASFKMAPYKEKEWKEWEVNNYKVKEQKLRIKMCSSLRGRMLKVSLKKACGARYPKNIWNGKEIGYILV; encoded by the coding sequence ATGGGTCAGTCTAGAATCTCTGAAGATTCTGCGGAAAAGAACAACGAGGATAGAATGAAGATTGGTCAAAGCTGTGTTGAGTATGAGAATCTGGAGAGTTTTCTTAAGTTACCTCTCGAGGATCCCTGCATATTAGCTCACAAGGAGAATGAGTCTCTGAGAATTGTGTGGAGAACCCTTGGTCTGAAAATAGCTGCTACCTATTTTAGTTCGTATGTTGTTAATACATGTAAGGTATTGTGGATTGTGAACGCAAAGGTCGAGACTTTCGAGCTTGGAAAGACACGGGTGTCAAATTTGAGGCCGAGAAAGTCTGATATTAGGACTGATCGGAGATACAAAAGAAATCCAAGAACCTGGGCAGATAAGAAGGAGAATGAAGGCTCCGGTTTAAGAGGAAACGAACTCGGTCAGGTTCGCGATCAAAGAGATCTGTATCCAGACATACTGAAACAACAGAGACTAAGAGATGTTGAGATGCAACAGCAGCGAAGCCATGAAACAAAGTCGAATAGGGCTACAAATCTTGATAGGGAAAGGAGAGAACACAAAACGATAGTTGATGAGAGAACCCGAAGTGGCTATCCAGTTCGTCAAGGTGAAAGAATATGCATGAGTTATCGACACACTGGTCTCTGTGTCTATGAGACTGAAGGAAAAGAAGACTTTATGGAAACTAACCTTGAAAAGCCTGAAGATAGCACCAAGACTGCAAAAAAGTTACTTGCAGAATCTAAAACAGAGAAAGCACAGAAAGGTTCAACGAAAATAACTACAAAGAAGCGACTTGATAAATCAGTCCACTCAGATGCCAAGAAAAGGAATTCAGAAGGTGGAAGCATGGATATGCAAATTGCCAAGTCGTTaaagagcaagaagaagaatTCTCGGACAATGAAGTCTTCTACCAAAGAATTTGAACAAATTATCAAGAGCCATCAAAAGAGGAATCAGACAGCTGTTGAGGAAGTGGAGTTCAATAAAAGTGAGCATGGTGAGGAATTGGTTAGTAAGAGAGCTAACATCTGGTGGTCACTTGACAAGAAGTTTTATGATGGCATCATAAAATCCTATAAACGTCTTAACAAGATGTGTCAGGTGTCTTATTCGGATGGGGATTCTGAAGAGCTTAATTTTAATAATCTTAAAAAAGAACGTTGGAAGATAATCAGTGATGAAGAGGTGTCAAAGTTTTCAAGGATTCATGGAAAGTTCAGAGATGTGGTAAGGAGTGTGCATTCAGATGATGAAGAACATGGTAAGCTTGAGAGAAAGAGGAAGGATACTTTAATGCTGATGGGAGTTATGTTGTGTATGTTAGAGAGAAGGAAGACAAGGATGCATGGTTTGACAGTATTGAAATTAATCCGACGTATATTGGACGATCTGCTGCTAATGATactgaaaagaaagaagatgggAGGACAAAGTGTGGGTAATACAGTTCGAAGCTTGAGTATTTGTTTCAGTGTAGCAATGGGGATTCATGCTGATGAATTAAGCAAAGAATTTTTTGCAGGCTCTAAGTGGTTGGTCTTAAGATATGACGTTCTAAACTTGGAAATAATTAAAACAGCTATTGGATTTGCCAAGCAAGAAGATCTTTCTGTTTCTTTGATTTTAGCTAGCTTTAAAATGGCTCCTTACAAAGaaaaggaatggaaggaatggGAGGTGAACAACTACAAGGTTAAGGAGCAGAAACTTAGGATCAAGATGTgttcaagcttaagggggagaatgttgaaAGTAAGCTTGAAGAAAGCTTGTGGAGCAAGATATcctaaaaatatttggaatggAAAAGAAATAGGATATATACttgtttag
- the LOC125587103 gene encoding DEAD-box ATP-dependent RNA helicase 7-like: MFYRRTGKAWKKGYLLYEVKTDEDKEDESDEGASDPEEEIGVDKVCEWTESLSKLWKRDLEYLDTGHNDDVKKNDVKKEKKKKSSKKMKLSVEDVKINNSNAVLKFKITDPLREKLQATTSEMILGGADLVGRARTGQGKKLVLVLPILKSLINGPAKRKNKNRYGRPQSVLILLPTRELAKQVFADFDAYEGFVALNSCCVYEGSQEIKLKRGADIVVGTPGRIKDHTERHNIATWFLKQDKKTIDLVGNDKIKASNSVRPIALPCNKQSMSRLIPYTISLYSSGGSKICFTKTKDQASQFSGLLPGARALHGDIQQSQRKITLVGFRKGQTGGAGKSGVAIMLYGSRKSGLSSIEKQTGKRFEHVSAPQPNDIAKAVGMEAAEKIIQVCDGVVPAFMMAAEEAADEYGEGDKLLRNCFLRQIVKENDGNSKTQVIEV, encoded by the exons ATGTTTTATAGAAGAACAGGGAAAGCTTGGAAGAAGGGTTACCTGCTGTATGAAGTTAAAACCGACGAGGACAAAGAAGACGAATCTGACGAAGGAGCTTCTGATCCAGAGGAGGAGATCGGAGTTGATAAAGTCTGTGAGTGGACTGAGAGTTTGTCTAAGTTATGGAAACGTGACCTTGAGTATCTAGATACAGGGCATAATGATGATGTTAAGAAGAATGAtgtgaagaaagaaaagaaaaagaagagcaGCAAGAAGATGAAGCTGAGCGTAGAAGATGTCAAAATCAATAACTCTAATGCtgttttgaaattcaaaatcaCGGATCCGTTGAGGGAGAAGCTTCAAGCAACGACTTCAGAGATGATTCTTGGTGGTGCTGATCTTGTTGGAAGGGCCCGTACTGGGCAGGGTAAAAAATTGGTTTTGGTGTTACCTATATTGAAGTCTTTGATCAATGGACCCGCAAAGAGAAAAAATAAGAATAGGTATGGCAGGCCACAGagtgttttgatacttttaCCAACCAGAGAATTGGCCAAGCAGGTGTTTGCTGACTTTGATGCATACGAAGGATTTGTTGCTTTAAATTCTTGTTGTGTCTATGAGGGTTCTCAGGAGATTAAACTAAAGAGAGGTGCTGACATTGTAGTTGGTACCCCTGGTCGTATCAAGGATCATACTGAAAGGCACAACATTGCTACTTGGTTTCTGAAACAAGATAAGAAGACAATCGATCTTGTTGGTAATGATAAAATAAAGGCCAGTAATAGTGTTAGACCCATTGCTCTTCCATGCAATAAGCAATCTATGTCAAGGTTGATTCCTTACACCATCAGTTTGTATAGCAGTGGAGGTAGTAAAATATGTTTCACTAAGACTAAAGATCAAGCTTCTCAGTTTTCTGGTTTGTTACCCGGAGCTAGAGCTTTGCATGGTGACATTCAACAATCACAACGTAAGATTACTCTTGTTGGATTTAGAAAGGGCCAAACCGGAGGAGCCGGTAAAAGTGGAGTTGCGATTATGTTATACGGTTCCAGAAAGTCTGGCTTGTCCAGTATTGAAAAACAAACTGGTAAAAGGTTTGAACATGTTTCTGCACCACAGCCTAATGATATTGCCAAAGCTGTTGGTATGGAAGCTGCTGAGAAGATTATACAGGTCTGTGACGGAGTGGTTCCTGCATTTATGATGGCTGCAGAGGAGGCTGCAGATGAGTATGGTGAAGGCGACAAGCTCTTAAGAAATTGCTTTCTAAGACAGATAGTAAAGGAGAACGATGGAAATAGCAAAACTCAAGTGATTG AAGTTTGA